From Thermosipho africanus Ob7:
TAAATTTTATTAAGTTCACTATAGTAATATTTTTAGTTAAAATTTTGAAAAATGTGGAATTCTTACTTTTTATGTTTAAATACCGAATTTTTTTAATTTTTAGAAATTCTAAGTGAAATATTGGTTAAAATTGCAACGATTTTGTGTTTAAAGTTAATTGATATGTTAATAAATTACTTTTTTGAATTAAGTTTTATCAATGATATAGATTCCTTTTAAATTATTTCTAAAATATTTGTATACAAAATCGTATATGTCGTATATTGAAATTGTTTCAAGGATTTTAATAATTTTTTGAATATCTAATGGTTCGTTCATGTATAATAGATTAAAACCAGATCTGGAAGAAAATTTTCCGATATTTTCCAATAGAATCATATAAAAAAGTTTTAATCGATTTTTAATCTTTTGAAAAGTCTTGTTATCTATAAAATCTAAAATAAGAGAATCTAAAGATTTGTTAATCAAATCCGAAGCTTTTTCAACTATAAGTGAATTTTGAAGCTTCATAAAACCAATATAATAACCAAAATTTTTGTTGATAACAATATCAGTATTGATGTGATAAGTAAAATTTTGCTTTTCTCGTATTAAATTTCGTAATTTTGAATTTTCTAATTTGGCAAATATATAATCGATGATTGTAGCAATTATCAAATTTTTGTAGGTATAGCCAGGTAGTGGGAAAATAAATCCTAAAAGATTCATATTATCAGATTTAATTTTTTTCCACATAACGTTACTTCTATGTTTGTAAGTTGGAAAATTAGTATTTACACCTTCAACGTGAATATTTTCAATTCTGGAACAAATTTTTTCAAAACATTTGCTATCTAAGTTTCCAATAATTTCAATGATTGAATTTTGAGGAACAAAAAATTTACTTTTTATTTGCATTACTTCTTCTAGGGTTATTTCATCTAATCCCGAGACAAAATTTAGATTAATCTCAGGATATAATAAATTAATTAAAAGTGAATATATTATAAATACGCTCTTTCTTCTTATTTCGTTTTTTATTATTCTCTTTTCGATTTCTAATTGTTTTTGTGAAATGTTTGGAGATTTATAAGCAATGTTAATTAAATCTTTAAATGCTTCAAAAAGGTTATCATTAAAAGCTCTAGCGTAGAAACAAGTTGCTTCCGGAAATACCAAACCATTAAGGATATATCCCTTTGTTTTGTTTTTGGTGGATGACGTGTAAAAGGAGCAATGTTCGATTAAGTGTACAAGAGATTTAGGTATTGAATGATATAGTCCATATTTGAACCAAATATTTAAAGAGGGAATATTCTTTCCTTTCATGAGAGAATTAACAACAATAGCACCATTTAAAAGTTCTTTTCTCTTCCAATTATTTTTTACCATTTTGTACAAATCACATCCTTTTTTGATGAACCTACTCTTTTTATTGAAATAAGTGGTTTTAACTTGATTGCGAGTTTAATTATTCCTTTTTCTAAAAGTGGGGTAATTACACTTTTTATATTTTTAAAATATTTCGTATTGTGGACTTTGCTTGTACCGTGAGGTATGGAATAAAAAGTGTCTTTAGCTTTTTGTAATGGTTTAATCAAGAATGATTTTTCACCAGGATTGCTTCCAATGTAATAATATTGAAATTTTTTACTAATTTTTGTTAGGCCACTTCTGTGTATTGCAATTCTATTGTGGTTGAATTTTTCTACAAATATTGACGAATGTATGGAATCTGAAACAAAATCAAATTTAATACTATGATTGAATTCTTGGGAAAGAAAATCTATTACTTGTTCAGCAATGTATAATCTATTTAAAAATGAATATTCTAAGATGTTTTTGTATAATTCTAAGAACATTAACCAATTTTTATTTCCATTCTTTCCCCGAGATATAGAATGGTTCCAAAAAGGTATATAAACCTGATGTATTTTGTCTTCAATTTTTGGTATATCTTGCAGGTTCAACTTATTTCCCTCAAAGTATCCGAACATTTGAGCAAGTAACACTAAAAGTTTTTTTCCATAATTTCCTGAACCATTGTGTACAATTAATAACAAGCTATTATTGTTTAACGATTTTAGAGATTCCTCATAAATTTTTTCAAGAATATGAAACTCTATAAAATGCCCGCCTGGGTTAAGTTCTCCAAAATTGTTCCAAATAATTTTTTTGGCAACAAAATAAAATTTTTTGGAAAATTCATTTTGCAACATTTTTTTTGTTATTTTGTTCATTTTTTTAATAATCCAGGATGAGTTCTCAATATTTTTATTAAAAATTTTGGAGATTTCATTCGAATTTTCCAGTTTTTTTGTTATTTTATTCATTTTTATAGGATCTATGTCATAAACTATTAATATTAAGTAACCACAACCGACGTCAAACCCCGTGGAGAAAGGATAAATTTTGTCTGATAAAAGCAAAGATGAAGCTGGTAAACCAAATTCTTCCGGATGAAATCCAGGAAATATTATTATTTTATTGTATTCTGAATGATTTTTGTAAAAATTTATGACTTTTCTTGCTTTTTCATTGCAAAATTCGCGATAATCATTGTCATTAATTATTAAAATTGGTTCCTTTTTTTGAATTTTGTGTAGTTCTTTGTTCATTTAAAACTCCTTTCTGGGAGATTATTAACGCGTTATTTGTATTTTTGACAAAAGCTTAAAAAATTAAAATATAGCATTGGCACGCTAGCTTTAGCGTGCCAGCAAAAAAGTTTAATCAGTTATTTCAAATACCTCTTCTAGTTCCTCTTCTTCAAAAATATCTTGTAGAAGTTCTTCAAGCTCAGTAATCTCTTTTGATAAGACAACATGGTTTCCTAAAAGCATGACTTTATCCATATTTACACCTCCTTTCCAAACTAAATTGTAATACACATAGTTGCTATAGTTGTTAAATTTGTTATTTTTTTAACTTACGAATATTTAATTAACAATAAATAAAAAATTCAAATAAAAACAAAATTAAAATATTAATAAAATTAAATTTAATATTGAGTAAAATTT
This genomic window contains:
- a CDS encoding M16 family metallopeptidase, with product MVKNNWKRKELLNGAIVVNSLMKGKNIPSLNIWFKYGLYHSIPKSLVHLIEHCSFYTSSTKNKTKGYILNGLVFPEATCFYARAFNDNLFEAFKDLINIAYKSPNISQKQLEIEKRIIKNEIRRKSVFIIYSLLINLLYPEINLNFVSGLDEITLEEVMQIKSKFFVPQNSIIEIIGNLDSKCFEKICSRIENIHVEGVNTNFPTYKHRSNVMWKKIKSDNMNLLGFIFPLPGYTYKNLIIATIIDYIFAKLENSKLRNLIREKQNFTYHINTDIVINKNFGYYIGFMKLQNSLIVEKASDLINKSLDSLILDFIDNKTFQKIKNRLKLFYMILLENIGKFSSRSGFNLLYMNEPLDIQKIIKILETISIYDIYDFVYKYFRNNLKGIYIIDKT
- a CDS encoding RtcB family protein, with the protein product MNKELHKIQKKEPILIINDNDYREFCNEKARKVINFYKNHSEYNKIIIFPGFHPEEFGLPASSLLLSDKIYPFSTGFDVGCGYLILIVYDIDPIKMNKITKKLENSNEISKIFNKNIENSSWIIKKMNKITKKMLQNEFSKKFYFVAKKIIWNNFGELNPGGHFIEFHILEKIYEESLKSLNNNSLLLIVHNGSGNYGKKLLVLLAQMFGYFEGNKLNLQDIPKIEDKIHQVYIPFWNHSISRGKNGNKNWLMFLELYKNILEYSFLNRLYIAEQVIDFLSQEFNHSIKFDFVSDSIHSSIFVEKFNHNRIAIHRSGLTKISKKFQYYYIGSNPGEKSFLIKPLQKAKDTFYSIPHGTSKVHNTKYFKNIKSVITPLLEKGIIKLAIKLKPLISIKRVGSSKKDVICTKW